The following are encoded in a window of Paenibacillus polymyxa genomic DNA:
- a CDS encoding OsmC family protein, translating to MAEKTINMNTVWYKDAKGDGRIKSDNLQTQIAIPVPKGGSGKGANPQQLLISSAVACYTMTLAYMLDKNKLPVTGFFMDTEGNITQGDQLSITHRPHVVLNPGATNEDISMTEALMQKAEENCHIGQLLIKAGIPVGTQGKVTIDSGEDLTSSYIAAHGLE from the coding sequence ATGGCAGAAAAAACAATTAACATGAATACGGTTTGGTACAAAGATGCAAAGGGTGATGGACGCATTAAAAGTGACAATCTACAAACTCAAATTGCAATTCCAGTCCCCAAAGGGGGAAGTGGTAAAGGGGCTAACCCACAACAACTTCTTATCTCTTCTGCAGTAGCTTGTTACACGATGACCTTAGCATATATGTTAGATAAAAATAAACTTCCTGTGACAGGATTCTTTATGGATACAGAAGGTAATATAACTCAAGGTGATCAATTAAGTATTACCCATCGCCCGCATGTTGTTCTGAATCCAGGAGCGACCAATGAAGACATAAGCATGACAGAAGCTTTGATGCAAAAAGCAGAAGAAAATTGCCATATTGGTCAATTACTGATAAAGGCCGGCATTCCCGTAGGAACTCAAGGAAAAGTAACTATCGATTCTGGAGAGGATCTTACAAGTAGCTATATTGCAGCACACGGATTGGAATAG